A portion of the Bacillota bacterium genome contains these proteins:
- a CDS encoding sensor histidine kinase, with amino-acid sequence MYSAGAKGEDTVERVIKAQEEERRRVARDIHDGPAQMMANSILQLEIVERLISEDPSRALEEIRDLRKTISECLREIRRIIFDLRPMMLDDLGLAPALRRYISDFSQRHGLCVEMNVLGKETRIDPIIELVLFRIVQEALHNARKHARASKVVVTLGYGVSAVGASIEDDGKGFDLAVVTRGVAKSEEFGLAGMKERAKLLGGSLDIDTAPGRGTRVTVRIPIEDPVEGGPAGR; translated from the coding sequence GTGTATTCAGCGGGAGCGAAAGGAGAAGACACGGTCGAGCGGGTCATAAAGGCCCAAGAAGAGGAAAGGCGGCGCGTGGCGAGAGACATCCACGACGGCCCTGCTCAGATGATGGCGAATTCCATCCTGCAGCTAGAGATAGTGGAAAGGCTCATCTCTGAAGATCCTTCGCGCGCCCTGGAGGAGATCCGAGACCTCCGAAAGACCATTTCCGAGTGCCTGAGGGAGATCCGGCGTATCATTTTCGACCTGCGCCCCATGATGCTCGATGACCTCGGTCTCGCGCCTGCCCTGCGTCGTTACATCAGCGATTTCAGTCAGAGGCACGGACTGTGTGTGGAGATGAACGTTCTGGGGAAGGAAACGAGGATCGATCCCATAATCGAGCTCGTGTTGTTCAGAATCGTGCAAGAGGCGCTCCACAACGCGCGCAAGCACGCACGCGCCTCGAAGGTCGTGGTCACACTCGGGTACGGCGTGAGCGCCGTCGGCGCGAGCATAGAGGATGATGGAAAGGGCTTCGACCTCGCGGTGGTGACACGCGGTGTCGCGAAGTCCGAGGAATTCGGCCTGGCGGGAATGAAAGAGCGAGCTAAGCTCTTAGGCGGTTCTCTGGATATTGACACTGCTCCCGGGCGTGGCACCAGAGTGACTGTGAGGATCCCCATCGAAGACCCGGTGGAGGGCGGACCGGCGGGGAGGTGA
- a CDS encoding response regulator transcription factor, translating to MAARGESARGSRVVKVVIADSSALFRSGMRRAIEAEPDLRVVGEVDRVERVAGLAASCRPDVIVLGGLTQSGLVMWRSLPGAWTSGKEHNLAEGKAGTEARAAENTPDSTRRGCALVGVVDMRDGGRDVLDAVMDVFAAGALGCLDRSADPEDLVCAIRAAFRGRQFASPLVLRVLLEGLARLREVASGFEEAVAHAVASPAKPGSSDYTAAESCGTPLTPREREVLSLVARGKSNRAIASMLSISEKTVKNHVSHLLHKLGADRRTQAAIWAISQGLSGPPGSQDGRPTTKGPLQNES from the coding sequence GTGGCTGCGCGGGGGGAAAGCGCTCGAGGATCGCGCGTCGTCAAAGTAGTGATCGCTGATTCCAGTGCTCTCTTCCGCTCGGGGATGCGCCGTGCCATCGAGGCCGAGCCTGACCTAAGAGTGGTCGGGGAGGTCGATCGCGTCGAGCGGGTGGCCGGGCTGGCCGCTTCTTGCCGTCCTGACGTGATCGTCCTGGGAGGCCTGACACAGTCCGGCCTTGTCATGTGGCGCTCCTTGCCCGGCGCGTGGACCAGCGGTAAGGAACATAACCTGGCTGAAGGCAAGGCAGGGACAGAGGCGCGGGCAGCGGAGAATACACCAGACAGCACACGCCGTGGGTGTGCGCTGGTGGGGGTGGTGGACATGAGGGACGGTGGGCGTGACGTTCTGGACGCGGTGATGGACGTGTTCGCTGCCGGGGCGCTTGGCTGCCTCGATCGCTCAGCCGATCCGGAGGACCTGGTTTGCGCCATTCGGGCGGCTTTCCGCGGACGACAGTTCGCTTCACCGCTGGTGTTGAGAGTATTGCTGGAAGGGCTTGCCAGATTGAGAGAGGTGGCGTCAGGCTTTGAAGAGGCGGTCGCGCATGCCGTGGCGAGCCCGGCGAAGCCAGGTTCATCAGACTACACGGCGGCGGAAAGCTGCGGCACCCCGCTCACCCCGAGGGAGCGCGAGGTGCTCTCTCTTGTGGCCCGCGGCAAGAGCAACCGCGCCATAGCCAGTATGCTCTCCATAAGCGAGAAGACGGTGAAGAACCACGTCAGTCACCTTCTCCACAAGCTCGGAGCCGACAGACGCACGCAGGCCGCCATCTGGGCGATCAGCCAGGGGCTTTCCGGACCCCCGGGGTCCCAAGACGGAAGGCCCACGACCAAAGGCCCACTCCAAAATGAGTCGTGA
- a CDS encoding Flp family type IVb pilin gives MALLKRLFKEEDGQGMVEYGLIIALVAVVLIGALVALRGGLQGIFTRAQTALDNPEAAQ, from the coding sequence GTGGCGCTGCTGAAGAGGCTCTTCAAGGAAGAAGACGGGCAAGGCATGGTCGAGTACGGGCTCATCATCGCTCTTGTCGCTGTGGTTCTGATCGGTGCGCTCGTTGCTCTGAGGGGTGGTCTCCAGGGTATATTCACACGCGCGCAAACGGCTCTTGACAACCCAGAGGCTGCCCAATAG
- a CDS encoding Flp family type IVb pilin has product MVELLAGLMSDESGQGMAEYALIITLVAVVLAGLVGVIGVRAGDLLGRAIDAME; this is encoded by the coding sequence ATGGTGGAACTTCTAGCCGGGTTGATGAGTGATGAGAGCGGCCAGGGCATGGCGGAGTATGCGCTGATTATTACCCTGGTAGCGGTGGTCCTGGCTGGGCTTGTCGGAGTCATAGGTGTGAGGGCGGGAGATTTGTTGGGGCGGGCGATCGACGCCATGGAATAG
- a CDS encoding prepilin peptidase, translated as MARSLVALLVVAAGTWCDCRDRRIPNRLVTAGIAAGLALGLFTGGVHGLVESALGLLTGAAILFVPFALGWVGAGDVKLLAAIGAILGPRGVAYSILYGAVAGGVMSAIVLVRRRRLGMTLNAIAVGLVGFIVYVIPGLIGRTRGVVRPFEGAAHVPHSGAAIPYSAAIGIGLVIAIATGFSLVFT; from the coding sequence ATGGCACGGAGCTTGGTGGCACTGTTGGTCGTGGCGGCGGGGACATGGTGTGACTGCAGGGATAGGCGCATCCCGAATCGGCTGGTGACGGCGGGCATCGCGGCCGGCCTCGCGCTTGGACTCTTCACAGGGGGAGTCCACGGGCTGGTCGAGAGCGCTCTCGGACTCCTAACCGGGGCTGCCATTCTCTTCGTGCCCTTCGCCCTCGGATGGGTCGGCGCGGGCGACGTGAAGCTGCTGGCTGCCATCGGGGCGATTCTCGGCCCGAGGGGGGTCGCGTATTCGATCCTCTACGGTGCTGTCGCCGGCGGGGTCATGTCCGCCATCGTTCTCGTCAGGCGCCGCAGGTTGGGTATGACCTTGAACGCTATCGCCGTGGGCTTGGTGGGCTTCATCGTATACGTCATTCCCGGACTCATCGGCCGCACCAGGGGAGTCGTGCGCCCTTTCGAAGGCGCGGCGCACGTGCCTCACTCGGGAGCCGCCATCCCTTACTCGGCCGCCATCGGGATCGGTTTGGTCATAGCTATCGCTACGGGGTTCTCGTTGGTGTTTACGTGA
- a CDS encoding pilus assembly protein — MLCNEGFSLPRGDRGQALVEMAIVLSVLLLLLTGIIEFGRILSAQLVVAHASREGARIGILGKSDAEIVNRVLQAAGSLDESRIGVDVTPTPSERVRGAELRVEVSYLVDIVVPLLSEMLTNPYPVRGVTVMRVE; from the coding sequence ATGCTCTGCAATGAAGGCTTTTCTCTTCCGCGAGGCGACCGCGGCCAGGCACTGGTGGAGATGGCGATCGTACTTTCGGTTCTCCTCCTCCTGCTCACCGGGATAATCGAGTTCGGGAGGATCCTCAGCGCCCAGCTCGTCGTGGCTCATGCTTCGCGCGAGGGGGCGAGGATCGGGATCCTAGGCAAGAGCGATGCGGAGATAGTCAACAGGGTCCTCCAGGCGGCTGGCTCTCTGGATGAGAGCAGGATTGGGGTGGACGTCACGCCCACCCCATCCGAGCGGGTGCGCGGCGCGGAATTGAGGGTGGAGGTCAGCTACCTGGTTGATATCGTGGTTCCGCTGTTGAGCGAAATGCTGACCAATCCCTACCCGGTGCGTGGTGTCACAGTCATGCGTGTGGAGTAG
- a CDS encoding pilus assembly protein TadG-related protein, which produces MEPMDTAACEGENPLDERGSVIVFVALALTVLLGLAALVVDLGVLYFNRVALSNAADAAALAGVQELPENPGRAEAAAVSYAVKNGVEESRVTTVLTDSRSIKVTVSRTVPLGFARIFGMASSDVRASAKATIGAASAVRGAAPFVVPDQEFLYGEQYVLKYGGGDGEHGNFAALALGGWGAATYENNIKYGYQGWLRVDEWEEVWLDTEPGNMSGPTVRGVTYRISQCDHFPPCTFDHCARACPRVVVVPVADFDPEELHGRSQVRLVGFAAFFLEGVWGHGNECEVTGRFLRWVADGEPGGAGYYGLVASRLEE; this is translated from the coding sequence ATGGAGCCGATGGACACGGCCGCGTGCGAAGGGGAGAACCCGTTGGATGAGAGAGGAAGCGTCATAGTGTTCGTGGCTCTCGCGCTGACTGTCTTGCTCGGTTTGGCTGCGCTCGTGGTCGACCTGGGCGTCCTCTATTTCAACAGGGTGGCGCTTTCCAATGCGGCAGACGCCGCAGCCCTCGCCGGCGTGCAGGAGCTGCCCGAGAACCCCGGTCGTGCGGAGGCAGCGGCGGTGTCGTACGCGGTGAAGAACGGAGTGGAGGAAAGCAGGGTGACCACGGTCCTGACGGACAGCAGGAGCATCAAGGTCACCGTGTCCCGCACCGTTCCGCTAGGCTTCGCCAGGATCTTCGGCATGGCATCCAGTGACGTCCGCGCGAGCGCCAAGGCCACGATAGGCGCGGCCAGTGCAGTGCGCGGAGCGGCCCCGTTCGTCGTTCCCGACCAGGAGTTCTTGTACGGCGAGCAGTACGTCTTGAAGTACGGTGGCGGCGACGGAGAACACGGGAACTTCGCCGCCCTCGCCCTGGGCGGATGGGGCGCAGCCACCTACGAGAACAACATCAAGTATGGCTACCAGGGCTGGTTGCGCGTTGACGAATGGGAGGAGGTGTGGCTGGACACGGAGCCTGGCAATATGTCCGGCCCGACGGTGCGCGGGGTCACGTATAGGATATCCCAGTGCGACCACTTTCCGCCTTGCACGTTCGATCATTGCGCGAGAGCCTGCCCGAGAGTCGTGGTGGTGCCGGTGGCTGATTTCGACCCGGAAGAGCTTCACGGGCGAAGCCAAGTACGCTTGGTGGGGTTCGCCGCGTTCTTCCTCGAGGGTGTGTGGGGTCACGGGAACGAATGCGAAGTCACGGGCAGGTTCCTCAGATGGGTGGCGGATGGAGAGCCTGGCGGCGCGGGGTACTATGGCCTGGTCGCCAGCAGGCTGGAGGAATAG
- the cpaB gene encoding Flp pilus assembly protein CpaB translates to MKGGRLTIVLALIPGLLAAVMTYVYISNAAKPKPVSVKNVPVIAAKVTIAPRTKITPDMIYVKEVPETAVHARTARDAEHVIGLFTKHEILEGEPIVMDRLFGEDEPVGLVSSVPPDKRAVTIAVNEVVGVAGFVKPGDRVDVVVTMSGDAATGNVAFTALEDVEVLAVAQDTEDKNQGKAKVSTSVTLAVTPSEAEKLALAEEMGRIRLALRPIVASVAKSSGVVARDLLRGVKGWSPPRPADEGTPRSGAPVVSPGTQSQGPAVTITRQAPPTPVAHGPSSLPPQSAGTVIPIPEPQVVEVIKGSQRTFVSLGDSGEATKQ, encoded by the coding sequence ATGAAGGGCGGTAGGCTCACGATAGTGCTCGCCCTGATTCCCGGGCTCTTAGCTGCCGTTATGACCTACGTGTATATCAGCAACGCGGCGAAGCCCAAACCCGTCAGCGTGAAGAACGTGCCGGTGATTGCCGCCAAGGTGACGATAGCGCCCCGCACCAAGATCACGCCTGACATGATCTACGTGAAAGAAGTGCCAGAGACCGCCGTACACGCGAGGACGGCGCGCGACGCGGAGCACGTAATCGGGTTGTTCACCAAGCACGAGATACTCGAGGGCGAGCCTATAGTCATGGACAGGCTGTTCGGTGAGGATGAACCGGTGGGCCTCGTGTCTTCAGTCCCTCCCGACAAGCGGGCCGTGACCATCGCGGTCAATGAGGTGGTTGGGGTGGCGGGATTCGTGAAGCCGGGCGACCGCGTTGATGTCGTCGTGACCATGAGCGGTGACGCAGCGACAGGAAACGTGGCCTTCACCGCTCTCGAGGACGTAGAGGTCCTTGCGGTGGCGCAGGATACCGAGGACAAGAACCAGGGCAAAGCGAAGGTTTCCACAAGCGTCACTCTGGCCGTTACTCCGTCCGAAGCGGAGAAGCTGGCTCTCGCCGAAGAGATGGGGAGAATACGTCTTGCGCTGCGCCCCATCGTCGCCTCCGTTGCGAAGAGTTCGGGCGTTGTCGCCCGCGATCTTTTGAGAGGGGTTAAAGGTTGGTCGCCTCCCAGACCGGCAGATGAGGGCACCCCGCGGTCCGGTGCACCTGTGGTCTCCCCTGGGACGCAGTCCCAGGGACCCGCCGTGACCATAACGCGCCAGGCTCCCCCAACCCCTGTGGCGCACGGGCCGTCATCGCTTCCTCCTCAATCCGCCGGCACGGTCATTCCCATTCCCGAGCCCCAGGTGGTGGAGGTCATCAAGGGATCACAAAGGACCTTTGTCTCCTTGGGTGATAGCGGGGAGGCGACCAAACAATGA
- a CDS encoding BON domain-containing protein: MILPCYRSGRRSVSLRRSALVAVAIASLLMATPASAANETVGAWQAQPEQAQGQGPTPQALQPSAAVANRTFAVVVGESRILQVNDLVRVAVADPSVADVVVVSKTEVIVNGKKEGRTTLHVWDASGRSSYNVRVCVDNADLTREIEETIGMSGVTARFARSTLLLDGFVETDGDSERAERIAKAYADKVVNLLTVRRPALPPPPPAIDAVEVESAIGVQGVSVRVVKDTVILEGQVESALDAERAEKISRIFTANVLSFVSVSQPLPPSATGASEEDGEPVAADQAAPQVQGSASAGEAGGASGERDVKDGAEKGPAQSLEESAGASEPAAREPSAVPEEIDPDAALRDMVAAAVRDPAVEITVVKGTVLLEGLVQSEYAKLRAETVARLYSPKVVSIIRVEEVAPAQAAPAHQAPKPHQEPQQPETPAPAPGPAPAAPVPAPGPGPAPEVAPESPAQKVAAEEPRLEDRVSEYIGVPTVRVRSVDGKLLLEGSVASQNELERVNKIAGMFSRDVVNLVEMTDPAQVLLQVNVVEVNRGSLKNLGVTWGGVNGERIEPGSFLFGEVSFPPLPPLPGDLETWEAWRSLIPKGSPVAEIWRLSPIRAVLDLLVSQDVAEVLAAPSLLTLSGKQADFLVGGEIPVYVGQSDGKIVFEWRPYGIKLTMLPTVDARGRIVIDVQPEVSSLDWNNALDVGEAVVPALKVRRASTHLVVEDGATIAIGGLLQSADVKVAKKVPLLGDIPIIGSLFKSEEFQRGETELVILITTKVVRAGDVVTRDMMVKPEGSRAPVPAPAAARGPGE, translated from the coding sequence ATGATTTTACCTTGTTACCGCAGTGGAAGGAGATCGGTCAGTCTGAGAAGGTCCGCCCTCGTGGCCGTGGCTATCGCCTCGCTACTCATGGCGACCCCGGCCTCGGCCGCAAATGAAACGGTCGGCGCCTGGCAGGCCCAGCCGGAGCAGGCACAAGGGCAAGGACCGACACCACAGGCGTTGCAGCCAAGCGCGGCCGTGGCGAACCGCACTTTCGCAGTGGTGGTCGGGGAGTCGCGGATCCTACAGGTCAACGACCTTGTGAGAGTGGCGGTGGCCGATCCCAGTGTCGCCGATGTCGTTGTCGTGTCCAAGACAGAGGTCATAGTGAACGGGAAAAAGGAGGGTCGGACCACCCTCCACGTCTGGGACGCCTCGGGTCGCTCGAGCTACAACGTCCGAGTCTGCGTCGACAACGCCGATCTCACCCGCGAGATCGAAGAGACCATCGGGATGAGCGGCGTCACCGCGAGGTTCGCCAGATCGACGCTGCTCCTCGATGGCTTCGTCGAGACCGATGGAGATTCCGAGAGGGCCGAGAGGATAGCGAAGGCCTACGCGGACAAGGTGGTCAACCTCTTGACGGTTAGGCGCCCTGCCCTCCCACCTCCGCCGCCCGCCATCGATGCCGTGGAGGTCGAGTCGGCCATCGGTGTTCAGGGCGTATCCGTACGGGTAGTCAAGGACACCGTGATCCTGGAGGGACAGGTTGAGAGCGCTCTTGACGCGGAGCGAGCCGAGAAGATCTCGAGGATCTTCACGGCCAACGTGCTGAGCTTCGTCTCGGTGAGCCAGCCTCTGCCCCCTTCCGCCACAGGTGCGAGCGAGGAGGATGGTGAGCCGGTGGCTGCCGACCAGGCCGCGCCCCAGGTTCAAGGGTCGGCTTCGGCGGGTGAGGCTGGCGGAGCGAGCGGTGAGCGCGACGTCAAGGACGGAGCGGAGAAGGGGCCCGCGCAGTCATTGGAAGAATCAGCTGGCGCATCCGAGCCCGCCGCGCGCGAGCCCTCAGCAGTGCCCGAGGAGATCGACCCCGATGCGGCGCTGCGCGACATGGTGGCGGCGGCTGTGCGGGACCCCGCCGTCGAGATCACCGTGGTCAAGGGCACGGTGCTCCTCGAAGGACTGGTGCAGAGCGAATATGCCAAGCTGCGCGCGGAGACGGTGGCGCGGCTGTACTCTCCAAAGGTAGTGAGCATCATCCGCGTCGAGGAGGTTGCACCCGCACAAGCGGCTCCGGCCCATCAAGCGCCAAAGCCGCATCAGGAACCACAGCAGCCGGAGACGCCTGCGCCCGCGCCTGGGCCCGCGCCCGCCGCGCCCGTGCCCGCGCCTGGGCCCGGGCCTGCGCCAGAGGTCGCGCCGGAGTCGCCGGCTCAGAAGGTTGCAGCAGAAGAGCCGCGACTCGAGGACAGGGTCAGCGAGTACATCGGCGTGCCCACCGTGAGGGTGCGGTCGGTTGACGGCAAGCTGCTCCTCGAGGGCAGCGTCGCGTCGCAGAACGAACTCGAAAGGGTCAACAAGATAGCGGGCATGTTCAGCAGAGATGTCGTGAACCTCGTTGAGATGACCGACCCCGCGCAGGTCCTGTTGCAGGTGAATGTGGTGGAGGTGAACAGGGGTTCCCTGAAGAACCTCGGTGTGACGTGGGGCGGCGTGAACGGCGAACGAATCGAGCCCGGGTCGTTCCTGTTCGGTGAGGTGAGTTTTCCGCCTCTCCCGCCCCTACCCGGTGACTTGGAGACATGGGAGGCGTGGCGGAGTCTCATTCCGAAGGGCAGCCCCGTGGCGGAGATCTGGAGACTGAGCCCTATACGCGCAGTCCTCGATCTCCTGGTGAGCCAGGATGTGGCGGAGGTGCTTGCGGCGCCGTCCCTTCTCACGCTCAGCGGCAAGCAGGCGGATTTCCTCGTGGGCGGGGAAATCCCGGTGTACGTGGGGCAGAGCGACGGGAAGATCGTGTTCGAGTGGCGTCCGTACGGCATCAAACTGACCATGCTTCCCACCGTGGATGCGCGCGGCCGCATAGTCATAGACGTCCAGCCTGAGGTGTCTTCCCTGGACTGGAACAACGCTCTCGACGTAGGGGAGGCGGTCGTCCCCGCCCTGAAGGTGAGAAGGGCTTCGACGCACCTCGTAGTGGAAGACGGCGCGACCATCGCCATCGGCGGACTGCTCCAAAGCGCTGACGTGAAGGTAGCAAAGAAAGTCCCCCTGCTCGGAGACATTCCCATCATCGGTTCGCTCTTCAAGAGCGAGGAGTTCCAGAGAGGCGAGACGGAGCTAGTCATCCTCATCACCACCAAAGTGGTGAGGGCGGGTGACGTCGTCACGCGCGACATGATGGTGAAGCCCGAAGGATCGCGTGCGCCGGTACCCGCGCCGGCGGCCGCGAGGGGGCCGGGGGAGTGA
- a CDS encoding response regulator, with the protein MTTVSEQRIKILIVDDVAETRENLRKLLSFGPGFVVAGEAENGKEAIALAKRIRPDVVLMDINMPVMGGIEATEAVSVEVPTTTVIIISVQGESEYLREAMAAGARDYLIKPFSADDLINTIRRAYEMDAKRRARFAPVPIAQRKTGKIVAVFSTKGGVGKTTIATNLAVELASHGRKSVVLMDLDLQFGDVAIMLDSIPIRTIADIAKEEEIDSELVEACLLTHKSGVRMLASPLRPEQAEIVTAKHVEAILSLLAESYDFIVVDMPQGLNDITLAALDAADRILLVTTLELPAIKNARLCLEIMEALGYGEEKVRLVVNRSSRDIGLSIEETEKTLRRTVDIHIPSDGRVVVPSVNKGVPFVTSYPSARISQTIRDLAREVSAADVDEKPAAQQSVSVAGAGAVGIAGAPLAVAAADAGGRGVRRHAGIPGRIFSLFTGG; encoded by the coding sequence GTGACGACCGTGTCGGAGCAGAGGATCAAGATTCTCATTGTGGACGATGTGGCCGAAACGCGGGAGAATCTGAGGAAGCTCCTGTCATTCGGACCCGGGTTCGTCGTGGCCGGGGAGGCCGAGAACGGCAAGGAAGCCATCGCCCTCGCGAAGAGGATCCGGCCGGACGTGGTCCTCATGGACATAAACATGCCTGTCATGGGCGGGATAGAGGCGACGGAGGCCGTGTCGGTGGAGGTGCCCACCACCACCGTGATAATCATTTCGGTGCAGGGAGAGTCGGAGTACCTCCGAGAGGCCATGGCGGCTGGAGCGCGCGATTACCTGATAAAGCCGTTCTCCGCCGACGATCTCATCAACACCATACGCCGGGCCTACGAGATGGACGCGAAGCGGCGCGCGAGGTTCGCCCCGGTGCCGATAGCCCAGCGCAAGACGGGAAAGATCGTGGCAGTGTTCAGCACCAAGGGCGGGGTAGGAAAGACTACCATCGCCACCAATCTCGCTGTTGAGCTCGCTAGCCACGGGCGAAAGAGCGTGGTCCTCATGGACCTCGACCTTCAGTTCGGGGACGTGGCGATCATGCTCGACTCCATCCCCATCCGCACGATAGCCGACATAGCGAAGGAGGAAGAGATCGACTCTGAGCTCGTGGAGGCGTGCCTGCTCACGCACAAGTCGGGTGTCAGGATGCTCGCGTCGCCGCTACGCCCGGAGCAGGCGGAGATAGTCACGGCCAAGCATGTGGAGGCGATCTTGTCGCTCCTTGCCGAGAGCTATGATTTCATCGTGGTCGACATGCCTCAAGGCCTCAACGACATTACCCTGGCCGCGCTAGACGCGGCTGACAGAATCCTGCTGGTGACGACCTTGGAGCTCCCAGCCATAAAGAATGCCAGGTTGTGCCTGGAGATCATGGAAGCTCTGGGATACGGCGAGGAAAAGGTGAGATTGGTAGTGAACCGGTCCTCGAGGGACATAGGTCTCAGCATCGAGGAAACAGAGAAGACACTCCGCAGGACCGTTGACATTCACATTCCGAGCGACGGAAGGGTGGTCGTGCCGTCCGTCAACAAGGGCGTGCCGTTCGTGACGAGCTATCCGTCGGCAAGGATATCCCAGACGATACGCGATCTGGCGCGGGAAGTGAGCGCGGCGGATGTCGATGAAAAGCCTGCAGCCCAGCAATCGGTGAGCGTGGCCGGGGCGGGCGCGGTCGGGATTGCCGGAGCGCCGCTGGCCGTGGCGGCAGCGGACGCAGGGGGCCGCGGTGTGCGGCGTCATGCGGGCATACCCGGGCGGATCTTCAGCCTCTTCACGGGCGGGTGA
- a CDS encoding CpaF family protein: protein MSLQARLEKARLTQQEQQAKQGQTRPGQAGAATNSRLGQGQAAFHGGVQPQDRVLRVLESARLDGAGAAQPEQAPAVPKEDPYAALKEKIHERLVKEIDNELLRKTDSPTDRQKLASEVEAVASKVLDEEPLPLIRSERAQVISEVIDDVLGLGPITPLLEDDSVTEIMVNGPNNVYVERSGRLERARVCFRSADHVMHIIERIVSPLGRRIDEASPMVDARLPDGSRVNAIIPPISLVGPCITIRKFAREPFTIDDLVRFGTLTREMAQFLDACVKARLNIVVSGGTGSGKTTTLNVLSSFIPHDERIVTIEDAAELQLRQEHVVTLEARPPNLEGKGAIAIRDLVRNALRMRPDRIVVGEVRSGEALDMLQAMNTGHDGSLTTGHANSPRDMLARLETMVLMAGMDLPLRAIREQISSAVDLIVHQARLRDGSRKITHLTEVQGMEGDVITMQDIYVFEQTGVDEQGRVTGRFKATGIRPKFLERFEAMGIPLQPGMFVDFL, encoded by the coding sequence ATGTCTCTTCAAGCACGTCTCGAGAAGGCGCGGCTGACTCAGCAAGAGCAACAAGCGAAACAGGGCCAAACGAGGCCCGGCCAGGCAGGGGCGGCGACGAACTCGCGCCTCGGGCAGGGTCAGGCTGCCTTCCACGGCGGCGTCCAACCGCAGGACAGGGTGTTGCGCGTGCTAGAGTCCGCGCGGCTGGATGGAGCTGGGGCAGCGCAGCCTGAGCAGGCTCCCGCTGTGCCGAAGGAGGACCCGTACGCTGCGCTGAAGGAGAAGATCCACGAAAGACTCGTGAAGGAGATAGACAACGAGCTGCTGCGCAAGACCGACTCGCCGACGGACAGACAGAAGCTGGCGAGCGAGGTGGAGGCGGTGGCGTCCAAGGTGCTCGATGAGGAGCCGCTGCCACTCATCCGTTCGGAACGAGCGCAGGTGATCTCAGAGGTCATCGATGACGTGCTCGGGCTTGGGCCCATCACCCCCCTCCTCGAGGACGATTCGGTTACCGAGATAATGGTGAACGGTCCGAACAACGTGTACGTCGAGCGGAGCGGCAGGCTCGAGAGAGCGAGGGTGTGTTTCCGCAGCGCGGATCACGTCATGCACATAATCGAGAGGATCGTCTCGCCTCTGGGGCGGCGGATAGATGAGGCAAGCCCCATGGTGGACGCGAGGCTGCCGGACGGGTCGCGTGTGAACGCGATCATACCCCCTATTTCCCTGGTCGGACCGTGCATCACCATCCGAAAGTTCGCGCGCGAGCCGTTCACCATAGACGATCTCGTGAGGTTCGGAACCCTCACGCGGGAAATGGCGCAATTCCTTGACGCGTGCGTGAAGGCCAGGTTGAACATCGTGGTCTCGGGCGGCACAGGCAGTGGCAAGACGACGACGCTCAACGTGTTGTCGTCGTTCATACCCCACGACGAACGCATAGTCACCATCGAGGATGCGGCTGAGCTGCAGCTTCGCCAGGAGCACGTGGTTACGCTCGAAGCCAGACCTCCGAACCTCGAGGGGAAGGGCGCCATCGCCATAAGGGACCTTGTCAGAAACGCCCTGCGTATGAGGCCCGACAGGATAGTCGTCGGCGAGGTGAGGTCAGGCGAAGCGCTGGACATGCTTCAAGCCATGAACACGGGCCACGACGGCTCCCTCACCACGGGCCATGCGAACTCCCCCCGAGACATGCTCGCGAGGCTGGAAACGATGGTGCTCATGGCGGGGATGGACTTACCGCTCAGGGCGATTCGAGAACAGATCTCGTCTGCCGTCGACCTCATAGTGCACCAGGCAAGGCTGCGCGACGGCAGCCGCAAGATCACGCACCTCACCGAGGTCCAGGGCATGGAGGGCGACGTCATTACGATGCAGGACATCTACGTTTTCGAGCAAACGGGCGTGGACGAGCAAGGCAGGGTGACCGGAAGGTTCAAGGCCACCGGAATCAGGCCGAAGTTCCTGGAGCGGTTCGAGGCGATGGGAATTCCGCTGCAACCGGGCATGTTCGTGGATTTCCTATGA